A segment of the Zingiber officinale cultivar Zhangliang chromosome 8B, Zo_v1.1, whole genome shotgun sequence genome:
AGGCTAGGCAAAAGAATCAGTTATCAACTATTCTGACCAAGTCAAGCTCATCATGACAATCAATTGAATTCAATGTAGGTTAGGTTCAATAAATTGATTACATTACACTTGATAACCTAGATAGTCACCTCTACCTCTACTATGTACACAGTAGACTACCTTATTATAACTGGCCACATACAACCTAGTGTACTTATATTTCAAAGTACGAAACTAATTACAGTAAGTTCCTAACAAATATGAAATGACATCTCTATTTTTTTACTACATGTTTTTTATTACTACATAgttctcattctaggttacatagtaaaatacaaaataaaataaaataaaatattcataAACCTTTGGACATACCTTCTTTGGAGAGAGAATAATGGGAGGCATCCTGATTATAAAGTCCTCTTTCAACTTTCTTCTTAAACTTAGTGTTTCCCTTGGTACATTTCCCAGAGTATAACCTCCATGTAGAAAGATCAAAGCCTCAAGTTCTTTTTCCTTTTCAGTAGGAAATCCAGTCAATAAAAATTCTAGCCCATGCAATATTCTTTCTTTCGGAACTCTTATGCAACTTGTGCCACTTTTGTGATTCTTCTTGCTAGCTTCAAACTTGTTAGTCAATTTGGATCTGGTATTGATTTTGTGATCTAAGTCTGAACAAATTGTACTTGTGTGTTTTGAGATAAATTAAGAACAACATTTCAAAAACAAGAAGCTAAAACAAGAATTTAGATTGGTTTTTTCTTAACATACCATGACTCTGGTCCATACATATTGCATCCAGAAAATGAACTCGCTTAGCAGAACTTTGATGTTTGGTCATTTCCAATAATGAACATCTCTTGTCACttttatcatcatcatttggacAAGCTTGATAGCGACGTTTCTTAATATCAACAAATACTTTCTCATTCTTATCATTGGCTGCCAACTTATCAAATTCAGTCTCTAGTACAGGAGAGAGTCTAAGATCTTGCTGATCCTTACTTCCAATAATATAACTATGCCTTGGTCCATCTGCATTCAATTCAGCATGTTTGTTCAGGCAGTTCAAACTAACAGATTGATTGTCAATGTAAATAGATGCTGTTTTACCTCGTTCAGCAAAAGGTAACTCTGATTTTTTTCCAGAAACTGTATGCAATTGAATTTGTTTATTAGGTAATATGTTATTCTTTGGAGAGGTCAAGCACGGCATAAGAATGTTGTGTGGCTTGCAAACTCTTTTGTTGGAAAAACTAAACTTGGGaagatcacattcttcatcctcTGATAAATGATAAGACAGAAAAGTCTCTTTACAGTGTGATAGTGTGACCCTTCCACTAGAAGATATTTCACCAGTGAACCTTTCTTTAGATGATGTACTATCCCCTCCAACAATTTCTTTATTGCAATCATCAAGTTTTGAAACATCATTTGATACAATACTGCACGGAACAAAGGAACTAAATGGATCCACTAATGATAAGTGGGATGACTGCACTAGATCATGTGAAGAGATAATTCCTTCCCAATCATGCACTTTTCCTTTGCAAACAGAAGTAGATACTTGAAGTGGCGTGCTTGAAGATGAAATTATCTCATTTCTCAGTTGCTCCATCTGTTCCTGTTGGTTCTCATCCATACCATCTTCTGATTCAGAAATGTAGCTGGTCTCCCAATTAAGTGATTTTTTCATGTGTTTTCTTGAAAATGCTTTGACTTTCCTGGAGAAGTTACCAtccttgagaaaaaaaaatacggTTAATCTTAGCAGTAGTCTTGTCCATGAACTAAAAAATGGAAGCCATTCACATATACAATGTTACACATTCAATTATATTAGTTGACTACACAGGAAGACATACAAATACTAAGCTAAGAATAAACAATTTAGCTTGCAAATATAGGAAAAGTATTTTACCAGAAGAATCTCCCCATGCTCTGAACCTTTCCTATTTTTAGCCGTATCATCTAGATTCTTGTCTACTTGTTTTTGAGTTATAGACTGGCCATGCTGATCTGCCAGGCCAGAtgattggaggcaccttgttttTTTTGTCGTTGAAACTACTGAAGATGTGTTTGGATCAGCAGCAGAATAATCATATTTTTTTACTGTTATATCATTTTTATCAGGCTCTTGATCCTCAAATTCCTGTTTTTCTGCTTTTCTAATACACTGAAAAAGTGTTTCTGAGACGTATGTATTTGTGTCACTCAAGGAATTGGGTTGCAGATGGTGTCTTTCAATAATTGAATCACTTATATTCAGAGAAGAATCTCTTACACTACACATATTCCTAGGAGATTCAGCTATGTGAGCAATAGAAATGCCTACATCATTATATGCATATTCCATAATTTGTTCATCAATATCAAATAAGTTATCAAGCTCATCAACTTCATCAACTGATGCTGGACAAGTCTCGACAACTAAGTCACAAGCTTTTCGCATTTCTTTCATACGAAGAACTATTTCTAGTACAGTTGTAGCAGTTAAATTTTCAAATGGACCACTGCTAATGGCATCTGAGATTGCCATTGCTTCTGAGGCAGCTACACAAAGTTCGACTGTATCATGTGCATCATCCTTCCCGAGCTTGTGAACCTCCCGAATCCCCTTCCATCCCGGCAAATATTCCTGGTCACTTTTGCTGAATGGTATTCCAATTATATTCTCAGGCATACCAAGTGTGCAGCCAACCCGTGACACATTTTGCCCTGCTTCTCCAGTCTCAGCTTGAGGCTGGCCACTGGATCCACCTTGTATAACTGCAATTTCTGGGTTAGCTTCCCACACTGGCACtaaaattttttcctttccatcttgatttGCTTCATTTAATTGAATTGAAGTGGTATCTGGAATGCCAGATGAGGAAAGATACATAGGAAAATGAAGCCGCTACAGGAAAGAGAAATATGGGAGAAAAACATGGAGTTAGCTTGGcttaataataaaaaagaaatgtaAATTTATTCAATAAACTTCTTTTAAGGGAACAAAAGAAACACATATTCGAGGCTTGAAACTTTTGAAGCCCTTTTCAATCTCTATTCTTTAAGTAGAATGCCATATCACCATTATTATAGTGACATTTTTTTTTTGCTCAAGGCATGTTCTGCATATATTGATTAAAACAAATGTGCAATTAAATTGATCAAACACAAAAACCTCTCAAAAGCATACCCTTACTCTCCACCTAtcaaaaaatgctataaataaaatgattttagcTATGGAACATGAAAGCAGTCATCTCTAGAGATATACAAGTAAAATACCCAAGTTCTTATTGTCAAAACAGAACTCTAACTAGGCATGAGCAGCTTGACCTGCAAGCTGCATAGGCTGCAGCAACTACATGCCTTGCTATGCCCCAATACAGACTAACAATAAGCTTACAATATCCATCAAAAAGTACATGTGTTTCTCTTTTACATCAAATGAACTACTGGCTACAATCATATAGAAATTTGACTTGGCCCCTCACTGATCATGATACTAGCACCTGAAAATAGATCTTATCTTAACAATTCCTTTTTAAAAGATACTGATAATAGCACCATGTTAACAATATCCTAAGTAGGAGTTTCCCATAATAAGATTGAAGTGCgtagatattatgatcgtttatgcatgttttaacgcacattcacttgctttatttgtatatatttttcgcacgatcatctctcctattgtttattcagtattaattactcttttgtcgaagatctgctctttgtttgattttgtgttgacagtgataacttttggagcgaaaacggTGATTATCGACGCATCGGAGCAAAAGCAGAAAACCACTTGACAccggccgtgcaaccctgcacagcCGTGTGGCTATTCCCGAGAGAGAGCAGCGTGCCTCACGACCAGAGTCGAAGGAAGACATGGCCGTGCG
Coding sequences within it:
- the LOC122016324 gene encoding uncharacterized protein LOC122016324 isoform X6, translated to MVICPPPTIPWGRRRGPLGGGTRLCSICNGDMRRPFFCIKMRLHFPMYLSSSGIPDTTSIQLNEANQDGKEKILVPVWEANPEIAVIQGGSSGQPQAETGEAGQNVSRVGCTLGMPENIIGIPFSKSDQEYLPGWKGIREVHKLGKDDAHDTVELCVAASEAMAISDAISSGPFENLTATTVLEIVLRMKEMRKACDLVVETCPASVDEVDELDNLFDIDEQIMEYAYNDVGISIAHIAESPRNMCSVRDSSLNISDSIIERHHLQPNSLSDTNTYVSETLFQCIRKAEKQEFEDQEPDKNDITVKKYDYSAADPNTSSVVSTTKKTRCLQSSGLADQHGQSITQKQVDKNLDDTAKNRKGSEHGEILLDGNFSRKVKAFSRKHMKKSLNWETSYISESEDGMDENQQEQMEQLRNEIISSSSTPLQVSTSVCKGKVHDWEGIISSHDLVQSSHLSLVDPFSSFVPCSIVSNDVSKLDDCNKEIVGGDSTSSKERFTGEISSSGRVTLSHCKETFLSYHLSEDEECDLPKFSFSNKRVCKPHNILMPCLTSPKNNILPNKQIQLHTVSGKKSELPFAERDGPRHSYIIGSKDQQDLRLSPVLETEFDKLAANDKNEKVFVDIKKRRYQACPNDDDKSDKRCSLLEMTKHQSSAKRVHFLDAICMDQSHDLDHKINTRSKLTNKFEASKKNHKSGTSCIRVPKERILHGLEFLLTGFPTEKEKELEALIFLHGGYTLGNVPRETLSLRRKLKEDFIIRMPPIILSPKKVKTTKFLYGCAINTWTLESKWLFDSVHSGFILPPWKYMTRPIQITPRQLRVKDLCIKNNFFIFKQLHVMLDGKLNFCSKFSRIIKHGGGRVFSTLCQLTESLKDKENTIGVVLVENGAGVSRHLKHCLSEYEINVVPVSWIINCLFSGKLLPLKKHHHAPFQRIKVPKCPVDMSQEIYRTNWSIRV
- the LOC122016324 gene encoding uncharacterized protein LOC122016324 isoform X1 translates to MADGVYHSPQFSENAAWLPAWLQPDSNDSHDNEKSNSLLRSEDLVYPQDVTIIRKNTQPFGEHARYADCLLHLSGDDEAPGGCTSETRLHFPMYLSSSGIPDTTSIQLNEANQDGKEKILVPVWEANPEIAVIQGGSSGQPQAETGEAGQNVSRVGCTLGMPENIIGIPFSKSDQEYLPGWKGIREVHKLGKDDAHDTVELCVAASEAMAISDAISSGPFENLTATTVLEIVLRMKEMRKACDLVVETCPASVDEVDELDNLFDIDEQIMEYAYNDVGISIAHIAESPRNMCSVRDSSLNISDSIIERHHLQPNSLSDTNTYVSETLFQCIRKAEKQEFEDQEPDKNDITVKKYDYSAADPNTSSVVSTTKKTRCLQSSGLADQHGQSITQKQVDKNLDDTAKNRKGSEHGEILLDGNFSRKVKAFSRKHMKKSLNWETSYISESEDGMDENQQEQMEQLRNEIISSSSTPLQVSTSVCKGKVHDWEGIISSHDLVQSSHLSLVDPFSSFVPCSIVSNDVSKLDDCNKEIVGGDSTSSKERFTGEISSSGRVTLSHCKETFLSYHLSEDEECDLPKFSFSNKRVCKPHNILMPCLTSPKNNILPNKQIQLHTVSGKKSELPFAERGKTASIYIDNQSVSLNCLNKHAELNADGPRHSYIIGSKDQQDLRLSPVLETEFDKLAANDKNEKVFVDIKKRRYQACPNDDDKSDKRCSLLEMTKHQSSAKRVHFLDAICMDQSHDLDHKINTRSKLTNKFEASKKNHKSGTSCIRVPKERILHGLEFLLTGFPTEKEKELEALIFLHGGYTLGNVPRETLSLRRKLKEDFIIRMPPIILSPKKVKTTKFLYGCAINTWTLESKWLFDSVHSGFILPPWKYMTRPIQITPRQLRVKDLCIKNNFFIFKQLHVMLDGKLNFCSKFSRIIKHGGGRVFSTLCQLTESLKDKENTIGVVLVENGAGVSRHLKHCLSEYEINVVPVSWIINCLFSGKLLPLKKHHHAPFQRIKVPKCPVDMSQEI
- the LOC122016324 gene encoding uncharacterized protein LOC122016324 isoform X2 — translated: MADGVYHSPQFSENAAWLPAWLQPDSNDSHDNEKSNSLLRSEDLVYPQDVTIIRKNTQPFGEHARYADCLLHLSGDDEAPGGCTSETRLHFPMYLSSSGIPDTTSIQLNEANQDGKEKILVPVWEANPEIAVIQGGSSGQPQAETGEAGQNVSRVGCTLGMPENIIGIPFSKSDQEYLPGWKGIREVHKLGKDDAHDTVELCVAASEAMAISDAISSGPFENLTATTVLEIVLRMKEMRKACDLVVETCPASVDEVDELDNLFDIDEQIMEYAYNDVGISIAHIAESPRNMCSVRDSSLNISDSIIERHHLQPNSLSDTNTYVSETLFQCIRKAEKQEFEDQEPDKNDITVKKYDYSAADPNTSSVVSTTKKTRCLQSSGLADQHGQSITQKQVDKNLDDTAKNRKGSEHGEILLDGNFSRKVKAFSRKHMKKSLNWETSYISESEDGMDENQQEQMEQLRNEIISSSSTPLQVSTSVCKGKVHDWEGIISSHDLVQSSHLSLVDPFSSFVPCSIVSNDVSKLDDCNKEIVGGDSTSSKERFTGEISSSGRVTLSHCKETFLSYHLSEDEECDLPKFSFSNKRVCKPHNILMPCLTSPKNNILPNKQIQLHTVSGKKSELPFAERDGPRHSYIIGSKDQQDLRLSPVLETEFDKLAANDKNEKVFVDIKKRRYQACPNDDDKSDKRCSLLEMTKHQSSAKRVHFLDAICMDQSHDLDHKINTRSKLTNKFEASKKNHKSGTSCIRVPKERILHGLEFLLTGFPTEKEKELEALIFLHGGYTLGNVPRETLSLRRKLKEDFIIRMPPIILSPKKVKTTKFLYGCAINTWTLESKWLFDSVHSGFILPPWKYMTRPIQITPRQLRVKDLCIKNNFFIFKQLHVMLDGKLNFCSKFSRIIKHGGGRVFSTLCQLTESLKDKENTIGVVLVENGAGVSRHLKHCLSEYEINVVPVSWIINCLFSGKLLPLKKHHHAPFQRIKVPKCPVDMSQEIYRTNWSIRV
- the LOC122016324 gene encoding uncharacterized protein LOC122016324 isoform X4 codes for the protein MADGVYHSPQFSENAAWLPAWLQPDSNDSHDNEKSNSLLRSEDLVYPQDVTIIRKNTQPFGEHARYADCLLHLSGDDEAPGGCTSETRLHFPMYLSSSGIPDTTSIQLNEANQDGKEKILVPVWEANPEIAVIQGGSSGQPQAETGEAGQNVSRVGCTLGMPENIIGIPFSKSDQEYLPGWKGIREVHKLGKDDAHDTVELCVAASEAMAISDAISSGPFENLTATTVLEIVLRMKEMRKACDLVVETCPASVDEVDELDNLFDIDEQIMEYAYNDVGISIAHIAESPRNMCSVRDSSLNISDSIIERHHLQPNSLSDTNTYVSETLFQCIRKAEKQEFEDQEPDKNDITVKKYDYSAADPNTSSVVSTTKKTRCLQSSGLADQHGQSITQKQVDKNLDDTAKNRKGSEHGEILLDGNFSRKVKAFSRKHMKKSLNWETSYISESEDGMDENQQEQMEQLRNEIISSSSTPLQVSTSVCKGKVHDWEGIISSHDLVQSSHLSLVDPFSSFVPCSIVSNDVSKLDDCNKEIVGGDSTSSKERFTGEISSSGRVTLSHCKETFLSYHLSEDEECDLPKFSFSNKRVCKPHNILMPCLTSPKNNILPNKQIQLHTVSGKKSELPFAERDGPRHSYIIGSKDQQDLRLSPVLETEFDKLAANDKNEKVFVDIKKRRYQACPNDDDKSDKRCSLLEMTKHQSSAKRVHFLDAICMDQSHDLDHKINTRSKLTNKFEASKKNHKSGTSCIRVPKERILHGLEFLLTGFPTEKEKELEALIFLHGGYTLGNVPRETLSLRRKLKEDFIIRMPPIILSPKKVKTTKFLYGCAINTWTLESKWLFDSVHSGFILPPWKYMTRPIQITPRQLRVKDLCIKNNFFIFKQLHVMLDGKLNFCSKFSRIIKHGGGRVFSTLCQLTESLKDKENTIGVVLVENGAGVSRHLKHCLSEYEINVVPVSWIINCLFSGKLLPLKKHHHAPFQRIKVPKCPVDMSQEI
- the LOC122016324 gene encoding uncharacterized protein LOC122016324 isoform X7, translating into MYLSSSGIPDTTSIQLNEANQDGKEKILVPVWEANPEIAVIQGGSSGQPQAETGEAGQNVSRVGCTLGMPENIIGIPFSKSDQEYLPGWKGIREVHKLGKDDAHDTVELCVAASEAMAISDAISSGPFENLTATTVLEIVLRMKEMRKACDLVVETCPASVDEVDELDNLFDIDEQIMEYAYNDVGISIAHIAESPRNMCSVRDSSLNISDSIIERHHLQPNSLSDTNTYVSETLFQCIRKAEKQEFEDQEPDKNDITVKKYDYSAADPNTSSVVSTTKKTRCLQSSGLADQHGQSITQKQVDKNLDDTAKNRKGSEHGEILLDGNFSRKVKAFSRKHMKKSLNWETSYISESEDGMDENQQEQMEQLRNEIISSSSTPLQVSTSVCKGKVHDWEGIISSHDLVQSSHLSLVDPFSSFVPCSIVSNDVSKLDDCNKEIVGGDSTSSKERFTGEISSSGRVTLSHCKETFLSYHLSEDEECDLPKFSFSNKRVCKPHNILMPCLTSPKNNILPNKQIQLHTVSGKKSELPFAERDGPRHSYIIGSKDQQDLRLSPVLETEFDKLAANDKNEKVFVDIKKRRYQACPNDDDKSDKRCSLLEMTKHQSSAKRVHFLDAICMDQSHDLDHKINTRSKLTNKFEASKKNHKSGTSCIRVPKERILHGLEFLLTGFPTEKEKELEALIFLHGGYTLGNVPRETLSLRRKLKEDFIIRMPPIILSPKKVKTTKFLYGCAINTWTLESKWLFDSVHSGFILPPWKYMTRPIQITPRQLRVKDLCIKNNFFIFKQLHVMLDGKLNFCSKFSRIIKHGGGRVFSTLCQLTESLKDKENTIGVVLVENGAGVSRHLKHCLSEYEINVVPVSWIINCLFSGKLLPLKKHHHAPFQRIKVPKCPVDMSQEIYRTNWSIRV
- the LOC122016324 gene encoding uncharacterized protein LOC122016324 isoform X5, with the translated sequence MADGVYHSPQFSENAAWLPAWLQPDSNDSHDNEKSNSLLRSEDLVYPQDVTIIRKNTQPFGEHARYADCLLHLSGDDEAPGGCTSETRLHFPMYLSSSGIPDTTSIQLNEANQDGKEKILVPVWEANPEIAVIQGGSSGQPQAETGEAGQNVSRVGCTLGMPENIIGIPFSKSDQEYLPGWKGIREVHKLGKDDAHDTVELCVAASEAMAISDAISSGPFENLTATTVLEIVLRMKEMRKACDLVVETCPASVDEVDELDNLFDIDEQIMEYAYNDVGISIAHIAESPRNMCSVRDSSLNISDSIIERHHLQPNSLSDTNTYVSETLFQCIRKAEKQEFEDQEPDKNDITVKKYDYSAADPNTSSVVSTTKKTRCLQSSGLADQHGQSITQKQVDKNLDDTAKNRKGSEHGEILLDGNFSRKVKAFSRKHMKKSLNWETSYISESEDGMDENQQEQMEQLRNEIISSSSTPLQVSTSVCKGKVHDWEGIISSHDLVQSSHLSLVDPFSSFVPCSIVSNDVSKLDDCNKEIVGGDSTSSKERFTGEISSSGRVTLSHCKETFLSYHLSEDEECDLPKFSFSNKRVCKPHNILMPCLTSPKNNILPNKQIQLHTVSGKKSELPFAERDGPRHSYIIGSKDQQDLRLSPVLETEFDKLAANDKNEKVFVDIKKRRYQACPNDDDKSDKRCSLLEMTKHQSSAKRVHFLDAICMDQSHDLDHKINTRSKLTNKFEASKKNHKSGTSCIRVPKERILHGLEFLLTGFPTEKEKELEALIFLHGGYTLGNVPRETLSLRRKLKEDFIIRMPPIILSPKKVKTTKFLYGCAINTWTLESKWLFDSVHSGFILPPWKYMTRPIQITPRQLRVKDLCIKNNFFIFKQLHVMLDGKLNFCSKFSRIIKHGGGRVFSTLCQLTESLKDKENTIGVVLVENGAGVSRHLKHCLSEYEINVVVSILFLQSQ